The Halomonas sp. KG2 genome segment GCCGAATATGCCCGCCAAAGAGGAGAAATAGATGATGAGTCAGTCAATTGCGGTGATTAAAGGCGACGGTATCGGCCCAGAAATTATGGATGCCACCCTGCGCGTGCTTGATGCGCTGGAGTGCGGTCTGAATTATGAGTTTATCGATGCTGGCCTGGCGGCGCTTGAAAAACACGGCACGCTGATTCCTCAAGAATCGCTTGATGCCATCGAGAAGTACGGTATTGCCCTGAAAGGCCCGCTGACCACTCCCATTGGCAAAGGTTTCTCCTCCATCAACGTGCAGCTGCGTCGTCATTTTGACTTGTACGCCAACGTGCGCCCGGCGATTAGCTTCCCCGGTACGCGTTCGCGTTACAACGATATCGATATGATTACCGTGCGGGAAAACACCGAAGGTGCCTACCTCTCTGATGGCCAAGAGATGATTGACGATGGCAATACCGGCATTTCAGTCATCAAGGTAACCCGCCAGGGTTCCGAACGCATTGTGCGCTATGCATTTGAGCTAGCAAAAAATAACGGCCGTAAAAAAGTCACCGCTGTACATAAAGCTAACATCATTAAAACCAGCTCTGGCCTGTTTTTGGATGTCGCTCGGGAAGTCGCCAAAGAGTATCCCGAGATCGAATTCCAGGAAATGATTGTAGATAACGCCTGCATGCAGTTGGTGATGAATCCGCACCAGTTCGATGTCGTTGTCACCACCAACCTGTTTGGCGATATTCTTTCTGACCTATGTGCTGGGCTAGTTGGCGGGTTAGGCTTGGCGCCCGGTGCTAACATCGGCGAAAAGGCTGCTATTTTTGAAGCAGTTCACGGTTCAGCACCGGATATTGCCGGACAAAAAATCGCCAACCCTTGCGCCCTGCTGTTAGCAGCCGCCCAAATGCTTGACCACTTAGGCATGAACGAAAAAGGCGACGCTATTCGTCACGGAATTCGCGCGGTGCTGGAGACACGCCGCGATATGGTGACACCCGACATGGGCGGCACTGGCACAACCGATACATTTGCCCAAGCGCTCGTAGAGCACTTAACCGCTTAACTGTTTAGGTGCTTTTCCCGTCACCGCAACGCATTTTACGCGGTGATGGGATCCTTGAGCTTTAAGTCTGACTTTTCTTAGCTTAGGGAAGCTCACATTGCCTATCTCCTCACAGCAAGCTGCCGAACACTTCAGTCATATACGCCCCCGCCTGCTTGCATTTGCACGCTTGCAGCTTAGGGAGAGTGCTGCCGCTGAAGATGCCGTTCAGGAAACGTTGCTCACCGCGTTTGAAAAAACCAGTTCATTTGAAGGACGCTCAGAATTTGAAACCTGGGTATTTGGCATCTTGAAATTTAAGATACTTGACCATCTGCGCCAGCAGAAAAAACAGGGGCGCTGGCAGCCGCTAAATGACTCAATCGACGAGGACACGTTAGACCGGCTATTCAAATCAAATGGGCATTGGCAGCCCAGCGCCCGCCCGCACGACTGGGGGGAGCCTGAGTATATTTTAGAGAACCAGCGCTTCTGGCAAGTGTTCGATGCCTGTTTAATAGCGCTACCCGACAGTATCGCGCGCGTATTTACCTTACGAGAGCTGATGGGATTATCGACACAGGATATTTGTAAGGAACTCGATATAACAGAAACTAACTGCTGGGTTATCTTACACCGAGCACGGTTAAGGTTAAGAGCGTGCTTGGATAATGGCTGGACTCAGTAGGAGCCAATAAAGATGCTAATGTGCCGTGAAGCAACACGCTTGATATCACTTAAGCAAGATAGAGCACTCACTTTTCGCGAACGTACTGCACTACGCATACATCTCTCTATGTGCAGCGCCTGCCGCGCCTGTGGCCGCCAATTTGACCTGCTGCACAAAATAGCTGAGCACCACCCTGCTGTACCAAAAAACTCGACAGAAAGCGGTGGTCGTTATGAGCCTCACTAGTGCTTTTCCCATCAAAGGAACAGCATTAGCTAGCCTATTTTTCAGCCCGTTATTGTTCACAACCGCTAGCGGGCAAGAGATACGCTTTACACCCAATCAAATCATGACTTGGCCTATCCGAAGTTTCGAAGGCGAAACACGCTATTCCATTGTTGAGAAATCAGGCCAACGAGTACTTGAAGCCAATGCTCAGGGCCAGGCCTCTGCACGCTACCTGGAACGCGATATTGATTTAAATGCAACGCCCTATCTTCACTGGTGCTGGCAAGTAGACTCAATCTATCCGGGCGTTGATGAAACAACGAAAGCGGGCGATGACTATCCAGCACGGGTTTATGTGGCGCGTAAGACGGGGATTCTTCCCTGGCAGGTCGAATCGGTTAACTATGTCTGGTCCTCTACCCAACCTCAGGGTGCCTCGTGGCCAAATGCCTTTACTGACCGAGCACAACTGATGGCGCTGCAAAGTGGCAATAGCGCAGTTGGGGAGTGGGTGGCAGAAGTACGCGATGTCCGTGCTGACTACCAAGCTCTTTTTGGCAGCGCTCCTAGCGAAGTCAACGGTATCGCCTTAATGAGTGATGGTGATAATACAGGCGGCAACGCCACCGCTTGGTTTACCCAACTAGGCTTCTCCAGCACGCTCACTCCACCCGCATGTCCTTCCCCCTAGCAATAAAAAAAAACCGCTAACCGGTGGCTAGCGGGGGAGGTATTGCGTGGGCTTCTGAAACGAAACAGCTACCCTTTAGTAATTAGCGCAATTTCGTTTTACGCAGGTACGGCAGAACAGCGTCAAACTCACCGAACTTCTGCTTGGCATCTTCATCAGACACGCTCGGCGGAATAATAACGTCCTGACCAACGGTCCAGTCAGCAGGTGTTGCAACGCCATGTTTTGCCGTGGCTTGCAGTGCATCCAGCGCACGCAGAATTTCTGCGAAATTACGGCCAACCGTCATCGGGTAGGTCATCGATAGCTTCAACTGCTTATCCGGCCCGATAATGAACACCGAGCGTACCGTTGCGCTATCAGCGGGGGTGCGGCCATCTGGCAGATAAGCATCTTCTGGCAGCATATCGAACAGTTTGGAAACCTTTAGGCCTTCATCGGCAATAATGGGGAAGCCAACCTTATTGCCGCAAACTTTCTCGATATCGCTTGCCCAGCGTTTGTGGTCTTCAACGCCATCCACAGAGACGCCAATGACTTTGGTGCCGCGCTTTTCCCATTCAGGGCTCAGCGTTGCCACTGCGCCGAATTCTGTGGTGCAGACCGGGGTGAAATCTTTAGGATGAGAAAAGAGGATCGCCCAGCTATCGCCGATCCAGTCGTGAAAATGAATCGGGCCTTGGCTAGTTTCTGCTTCGAAATCAGGCACTACCGCATTGATACGTAATGACATCGTTCCTCCTCATTAGGGTCAAGTGACCTTAATACCTTATATGACTTTCAACACCTTCACTATAGAACGTTTAGCGCTATAGCAGTGAAACATTTGCTCTGCTCAATCAAGCGATTTGACGTCTTTCTCTTCCCGCTTGATGCGCTTTACCCAGCGCTGTTTTGCATAATGGCGCAAGTTCGCCACACTGTCGGTTTCATCGACAATATCTTGACCTAATATCGTCTCAATGATGTCTTCTAGGGTGATAAGGCCCACAAAGGTGCCGTGTTCATCATAAACCACCCGCATGTGCAGGTGATCCTTCAACATTGATGTAAACACCTGCTCGACATTGTTCGATACATCGACACTACCAATCGGATGCATCAGCTCACGCATGGTTTTGGCATCATCGGCGTGATACATATCGGCCTTGTGCACATAACCAAATGCCTGCTCGCCGTTATCCATCACAGGGAAACGAGTGAATGGCATTTTGCCATACTGCTCATCAAACTCCTTAACCGTCATGTTAGGCAATACCGTTTCACACACAGTACGAGGCGTCATCGCTTTATTAA includes the following:
- a CDS encoding DUF3047 domain-containing protein, with the translated sequence MSLTSAFPIKGTALASLFFSPLLFTTASGQEIRFTPNQIMTWPIRSFEGETRYSIVEKSGQRVLEANAQGQASARYLERDIDLNATPYLHWCWQVDSIYPGVDETTKAGDDYPARVYVARKTGILPWQVESVNYVWSSTQPQGASWPNAFTDRAQLMALQSGNSAVGEWVAEVRDVRADYQALFGSAPSEVNGIALMSDGDNTGGNATAWFTQLGFSSTLTPPACPSP
- a CDS encoding peroxiredoxin — protein: MSLRINAVVPDFEAETSQGPIHFHDWIGDSWAILFSHPKDFTPVCTTEFGAVATLSPEWEKRGTKVIGVSVDGVEDHKRWASDIEKVCGNKVGFPIIADEGLKVSKLFDMLPEDAYLPDGRTPADSATVRSVFIIGPDKQLKLSMTYPMTVGRNFAEILRALDALQATAKHGVATPADWTVGQDVIIPPSVSDEDAKQKFGEFDAVLPYLRKTKLR
- a CDS encoding sigma-70 family RNA polymerase sigma factor — its product is MPISSQQAAEHFSHIRPRLLAFARLQLRESAAAEDAVQETLLTAFEKTSSFEGRSEFETWVFGILKFKILDHLRQQKKQGRWQPLNDSIDEDTLDRLFKSNGHWQPSARPHDWGEPEYILENQRFWQVFDACLIALPDSIARVFTLRELMGLSTQDICKELDITETNCWVILHRARLRLRACLDNGWTQ
- a CDS encoding isocitrate dehydrogenase, whose product is MSQSIAVIKGDGIGPEIMDATLRVLDALECGLNYEFIDAGLAALEKHGTLIPQESLDAIEKYGIALKGPLTTPIGKGFSSINVQLRRHFDLYANVRPAISFPGTRSRYNDIDMITVRENTEGAYLSDGQEMIDDGNTGISVIKVTRQGSERIVRYAFELAKNNGRKKVTAVHKANIIKTSSGLFLDVAREVAKEYPEIEFQEMIVDNACMQLVMNPHQFDVVVTTNLFGDILSDLCAGLVGGLGLAPGANIGEKAAIFEAVHGSAPDIAGQKIANPCALLLAAAQMLDHLGMNEKGDAIRHGIRAVLETRRDMVTPDMGGTGTTDTFAQALVEHLTA
- a CDS encoding zf-HC2 domain-containing protein; the protein is MCREATRLISLKQDRALTFRERTALRIHLSMCSACRACGRQFDLLHKIAEHHPAVPKNSTESGGRYEPH